A genomic segment from Curtobacterium sp. MCSS17_007 encodes:
- a CDS encoding response regulator transcription factor has translation MTVSQPAAAPRLTRADGTPLRILVVDDEASLTDLLSMALRYEGWDVKSANGGQEALTTAREWKPDAMVLDVMMPDLDGLQVLGRLRQNNDDTPVLFLTAKDSVEDRVTGLTAGGDDYVTKPFSLEEVVARLRGLIRRSQISISEAGDSRIVVGDLVLDEESYEVSRAGRPIELTATEFELLRFLMRNPRRVLSKAQILDRVWSYDFGGKSSVVEIYISYLRKKIDAGETPMIHTVRGVGYVIKPTS, from the coding sequence GTGACCGTCTCCCAGCCCGCCGCAGCTCCTCGTCTCACCCGCGCCGACGGCACCCCGTTGCGCATCCTCGTCGTCGACGACGAGGCCAGCCTCACCGACCTGCTCTCGATGGCGCTCCGCTACGAGGGTTGGGACGTGAAGAGCGCGAACGGCGGGCAGGAGGCGCTGACCACGGCACGCGAGTGGAAGCCCGACGCCATGGTGCTCGACGTGATGATGCCGGACCTCGACGGGCTGCAGGTGCTCGGACGGCTCCGCCAGAACAACGACGACACCCCGGTGCTGTTCCTCACCGCGAAGGACTCCGTCGAGGACCGGGTCACCGGGCTGACCGCGGGCGGCGACGACTACGTCACGAAGCCGTTCTCGCTGGAGGAGGTCGTGGCGCGCCTCCGCGGCCTCATCCGCCGCTCCCAGATCTCGATCTCCGAGGCCGGCGACTCCCGCATCGTCGTCGGCGACCTCGTGCTCGACGAGGAGTCGTACGAGGTGTCGCGGGCCGGCCGGCCGATCGAGCTGACCGCGACCGAGTTCGAGTTGCTCCGCTTCCTCATGCGCAACCCCCGGCGGGTGCTCTCCAAGGCGCAGATCCTCGACCGCGTCTGGTCCTACGACTTCGGTGGCAAGTCGAGCGTCGTCGAGATCTACATCTCCTACCTGCGCAAGAAGATCGATGCCGGCGAGACCCCGATGATCCACACGGTGCGCGGCGTCGGGTACGTCATCAAGCCGACCTCGTGA
- a CDS encoding sugar ABC transporter permease gives MSTSVLPDSERIDLTHTKAPTLSGPQPGRKPKRHWLPYALVAPAILFELLIHIVPMLVGIWISFIQLTKYFIANWGAAPFAGFRNYSVVVDFDQAIGKGVLNSFLVTCAFTVLVVGLSWVLGMAAAVALQKPFAGRGLFRTLFLVPYALPMYAGVITWKFMFQRDTGALNHLLVDQLGLFGGSAPFWLIGNNAFVAVVVVAIWKTWPFAFLMLMAGLQSVPNDVYEAASVDGAKPFRQWRSITLPMVRPVNVTLVLVMFLWTFNDFNTPFVLFGSTAQPPAADLLSFHIYNASFITWNFGSGAAMSVLLLIFLLIVTGIYLAVTNRRSVRA, from the coding sequence ATGTCCACCTCGGTCCTGCCCGACTCCGAGCGCATCGACCTGACCCACACGAAGGCCCCGACGCTGTCGGGGCCCCAGCCGGGTCGGAAGCCGAAGCGCCACTGGCTGCCGTACGCGCTCGTCGCGCCGGCCATCCTGTTCGAGCTGCTCATCCACATCGTGCCGATGCTCGTCGGCATCTGGATCTCGTTCATCCAGCTCACCAAGTACTTCATCGCGAACTGGGGTGCGGCGCCCTTCGCCGGGTTCCGCAACTACTCGGTCGTCGTCGACTTCGACCAGGCGATCGGCAAGGGCGTCCTCAACTCGTTCCTCGTCACCTGCGCCTTCACGGTGCTCGTGGTCGGGCTGTCGTGGGTCCTCGGCATGGCCGCCGCGGTCGCGCTGCAGAAGCCGTTCGCCGGCCGGGGCCTGTTCCGCACGCTGTTCCTCGTGCCGTACGCGCTGCCGATGTACGCGGGCGTGATCACGTGGAAGTTCATGTTCCAGCGCGACACCGGGGCGTTGAACCACCTGCTCGTCGACCAGCTCGGGCTGTTCGGCGGGAGCGCACCGTTCTGGCTCATCGGCAACAACGCCTTCGTCGCCGTCGTCGTGGTGGCGATCTGGAAGACCTGGCCGTTCGCCTTCCTCATGCTCATGGCCGGCCTGCAGTCCGTGCCGAACGACGTCTACGAGGCCGCGTCCGTCGACGGTGCGAAGCCCTTCCGCCAGTGGCGGTCGATCACCCTGCCGATGGTGCGTCCGGTGAACGTGACGCTCGTGCTCGTGATGTTCCTCTGGACGTTCAACGACTTCAACACGCCGTTCGTGCTCTTCGGCTCGACCGCGCAGCCCCCGGCGGCCGACCTGCTCAGCTTCCACATCTACAACGCGTCGTTCATCACCTGGAACTTCGGCTCCGGTGCCGCGATGAGCGTCCTGCTCCTCATCTTCCTGCTCATCGTCACGGGCATCTACCTGGCCGTGACCAACCGGAGGTCCGTCCGTGCGTGA
- a CDS encoding carbohydrate ABC transporter permease, whose translation MRETVGAKSFKIVTLVVLTLFTVVPLYVMVTTAMKPLGDVQDNFTWIPSNITIQPFIDMWSTVPLGRYFINSLVVCTVATVFSLIIATFAAYGVSRWNFKGKSAFTTAVLSTQMFPGVLFLLPLFLIFTNLGNAIGVQLVGSWLGLIITYLTFTLPFSIWMLAGYFETIPRELDEAAMVDGSGPMGALFRVILPSARPGLVAVGIYSFMTAWGEVLFASVMTNGLGSTLAVGLQQYSTQTNVYWNQVMAASLVVSIPVVLAFLIVQRQFVAGLTAGAVK comes from the coding sequence GTGCGTGAGACAGTCGGCGCCAAGTCCTTCAAGATCGTCACCCTGGTCGTCCTGACCCTGTTCACGGTCGTCCCGCTCTACGTCATGGTCACGACGGCGATGAAGCCGCTCGGTGACGTGCAGGACAACTTCACCTGGATCCCCTCGAACATCACGATCCAGCCGTTCATCGACATGTGGTCGACGGTGCCGCTGGGCCGGTACTTCATCAACTCCCTGGTGGTCTGCACGGTCGCCACGGTGTTCTCGCTCATCATCGCGACGTTCGCCGCCTACGGCGTCTCGCGCTGGAACTTCAAGGGCAAGAGCGCCTTCACGACCGCCGTGCTGTCGACGCAGATGTTCCCGGGCGTGCTGTTCCTGCTCCCGCTGTTCCTCATCTTCACGAACCTCGGGAACGCGATCGGCGTCCAGCTCGTCGGGTCGTGGCTCGGCCTCATCATCACGTACCTGACCTTCACGCTCCCGTTCTCGATCTGGATGCTCGCGGGCTACTTCGAGACCATCCCGCGTGAGCTCGACGAGGCCGCGATGGTCGACGGCTCCGGCCCGATGGGCGCCCTGTTCCGGGTCATCCTGCCGTCGGCCCGTCCGGGGCTCGTGGCGGTCGGCATCTACTCGTTCATGACGGCCTGGGGCGAGGTCCTCTTCGCGTCGGTCATGACGAACGGTCTCGGCTCGACCCTGGCGGTCGGTCTGCAGCAGTACTCGACGCAGACCAACGTGTACTGGAACCAGGTCATGGCGGCGTCCCTCGTGGTGTCGATCCCCGTGGTGCTGGCGTTCCTCATCGTGCAGCGCCAGTTCGTGGCCGGCCTCACCGCAGGTGCGGTGAAGTAG
- a CDS encoding PD40 domain-containing protein, with the protein MSENRGRQLLPGQTSRVHVYDVDARTSRLVFESRTLLVEAPNVLDDGTLVLNGDGDLWLLPLPAPGEDGVLDETALVRVPMPGVDEINNDHVLDPTADSVVVSARDGELYRVPLPEGGSAARITDTTAVLPVVRKYYLHGIAPDGSALAAIVGERTPEGVWTTDVALVDPSSGDTTFLTRDAHPDDGCAISPDGRTVLFNTERFTPGTAQLAALRLDEGSSPVSITGDERVNWFPHLSPDGTHLLYLSYEPGVQGHPADHRVELRLLPGSLTRGARIAVVPETLVTLDGGQGTVNVPPWSPDSAWFAYCDYPVGG; encoded by the coding sequence ATGAGCGAGAACCGCGGACGGCAGCTGCTGCCGGGGCAGACCAGCCGGGTGCACGTGTACGACGTGGACGCGCGCACGAGTCGGCTCGTGTTCGAGTCGCGGACGCTGCTCGTCGAGGCGCCGAACGTCCTCGACGACGGCACGCTCGTGCTGAACGGCGACGGGGACCTGTGGCTGCTGCCGCTCCCGGCGCCCGGCGAGGACGGCGTGCTCGACGAGACCGCCCTCGTCCGCGTGCCGATGCCCGGTGTCGACGAGATCAACAACGACCACGTGCTCGACCCCACCGCAGACTCGGTCGTGGTGAGCGCCCGCGACGGCGAGCTCTACCGCGTCCCGCTGCCCGAGGGCGGCTCGGCGGCCCGCATCACCGACACCACCGCGGTGCTGCCGGTCGTCCGCAAGTACTACCTGCACGGGATCGCACCGGATGGATCGGCGCTCGCCGCGATCGTGGGGGAGCGCACCCCGGAGGGCGTCTGGACCACCGACGTCGCCCTCGTCGACCCGTCGTCGGGCGACACGACCTTCCTGACGCGCGACGCGCACCCGGACGACGGCTGCGCGATCAGCCCGGACGGCCGCACGGTGCTGTTCAACACGGAGCGGTTCACCCCGGGCACCGCGCAGCTCGCCGCACTCCGCCTCGACGAGGGGTCGTCGCCCGTGTCCATCACCGGCGACGAGCGGGTGAACTGGTTCCCGCACCTGTCGCCGGACGGCACGCACCTGCTCTACCTGTCGTACGAGCCCGGCGTGCAGGGCCACCCCGCCGACCACCGCGTGGAGCTCCGCCTGCTCCCCGGGTCCCTGACCCGCGGGGCCCGCATCGCCGTCGTGCCGGAGACGCTCGTCACGCTCGACGGCGGGCAGGGCACCGTCAACGTGCCGCCGTGGTCCCCGGACTCGGCGTGGTTCGCGTACTGCGACTACCCGGTGGGCGGCTGA